Proteins found in one Rhodobacteraceae bacterium D3-12 genomic segment:
- a CDS encoding electron transfer flavoprotein-ubiquinone oxidoreductase: protein MSETAREAMEYDVVIVGAGPAGLSAAIRLKQLDADLQVVVLEKGSEVGAHILSGAVLDPCGLDALIPDWKEKGAPLNTPVEHDNFYMLGEAGEIRVPNWPMPPLMNNHGNYIVSMGNVCRWMAEQAEELGVEIFPGMACSELVYDDNGGVKGVVAGVFGLEPDGSIGPNTEPGMELHGKYVFLSEGVRGSLSKEVIAKYDLSAGKEPQKYGLGMKEIWEVDPAKHKEGTVTHTMGWPLGNRAGGGSFVYHLENNQVYVGFVVHLNYKNPYLFPYMEFQRFKHHPMIADLLEGGKRVAYGARAITEGGYQSMPKLVAPGVALLGCSAGMVNVPRIKGNHNAMLSGKAAAEAAHAAISAGRSGDELSDYATEVHDGAIGKDLKKVRNVKPMWSKWGLLPSLALGGLDMWTNTFGFSLFGTLKHGKNDANATEKADKHKPIDYPKPDGKISFDRLTNVSFAMTNHEESQPCHLRLGDESIPIEVNLPKFAEPAQRYCPAGVYEVVEEEGKDPRFVINFQNCVHCKTCDIKDPSQNITWVTPQGGDGPNYPNM from the coding sequence ATGTCTGAGACCGCGCGCGAAGCCATGGAATACGATGTTGTGATTGTCGGAGCGGGGCCTGCTGGCCTCTCCGCGGCAATCCGGCTCAAACAGCTTGACGCAGATTTGCAGGTTGTTGTGCTGGAAAAAGGCTCGGAAGTGGGCGCTCATATCCTGTCCGGCGCGGTGCTTGACCCTTGCGGTCTCGACGCGCTGATCCCCGACTGGAAGGAAAAAGGCGCGCCGCTCAATACCCCGGTCGAGCACGACAATTTCTATATGCTGGGCGAGGCGGGCGAAATCCGCGTGCCGAACTGGCCGATGCCGCCGCTGATGAACAACCACGGCAATTACATCGTCTCGATGGGCAATGTTTGCCGCTGGATGGCCGAACAGGCCGAAGAGCTGGGCGTCGAGATTTTCCCCGGCATGGCTTGCTCCGAACTGGTCTATGATGACAACGGCGGCGTCAAAGGCGTGGTTGCGGGGGTATTTGGCCTTGAACCCGACGGCTCGATCGGTCCCAACACCGAGCCGGGCATGGAATTGCACGGCAAATACGTCTTCCTCTCCGAAGGTGTGCGTGGCTCGCTCTCCAAGGAAGTGATCGCCAAATACGACCTCTCCGCCGGAAAAGAGCCGCAGAAATACGGCCTTGGCATGAAAGAGATCTGGGAAGTCGACCCCGCCAAGCACAAGGAAGGCACCGTCACCCATACGATGGGCTGGCCTCTCGGCAACCGCGCAGGCGGCGGGAGCTTTGTCTATCACCTTGAAAACAATCAGGTCTACGTCGGGTTTGTGGTCCATTTGAACTACAAGAACCCCTATCTGTTCCCCTACATGGAATTCCAGCGGTTCAAGCACCACCCGATGATTGCGGACCTGCTCGAAGGCGGCAAACGCGTGGCTTACGGCGCGCGCGCCATCACCGAGGGCGGTTATCAGTCGATGCCCAAACTGGTCGCACCGGGTGTTGCGCTGCTGGGCTGTTCGGCGGGTATGGTCAACGTGCCACGGATCAAGGGCAACCATAACGCGATGCTCTCGGGCAAAGCCGCAGCCGAAGCTGCGCACGCCGCCATCAGCGCCGGCCGCTCTGGGGATGAACTGAGCGATTATGCAACCGAAGTGCATGATGGGGCGATCGGCAAAGACCTTAAAAAGGTCCGAAACGTCAAGCCGATGTGGTCGAAATGGGGCCTCCTGCCCAGCCTCGCGCTCGGCGGTCTTGATATGTGGACAAACACCTTCGGCTTCTCGCTTTTCGGCACGCTAAAACACGGCAAGAACGACGCAAACGCGACCGAAAAGGCAGACAAGCACAAGCCCATCGATTATCCCAAACCCGATGGCAAGATCAGCTTTGACCGCCTGACCAACGTATCCTTTGCCATGACCAATCACGAGGAAAGCCAGCCTTGCCACTTGCGTCTCGGCGATGAAAGCATCCCGATCGAGGTGAACCTGCCGAAATTCGCCGAACCGGCTCAGCGTTATTGCCCGGCAGGGGTTTACGAAGTGGTCGAGGAAGAAGGCAAAGACCCGCGTTTCGTGATCAACTTCCAGAACTGCGTGCATTGCAAAACCTGTGACATCAAAGACCCCAGCCAGAACATCACCTGGGTCACCCCACAGGGCGGTGACGGGCCGAATTACCCGAACATGTAA
- a CDS encoding 4-(cytidine 5'-diphospho)-2-C-methyl-D-erythritol kinase — MADARGFAPAKVNLSLHVTGQRDDGLHLLDSLVAFADVGDHLTISPATASTLCVDGPMAAGVPQDARNLVLKAAAWMGETAAFTLEKHLPAAAGIGGGSSDAAAALRLLADLTGRPIPHGSEALGADVPVCLAPKATRMRGIGEALAPVALPPLPAVLVNPGVEVPTGAVFSALPTKENPPMPADLPRLSNPVQAADWLASQRNDLEAPAIAFAPVIGTLLDVLKAQPKLCLARMSGSGATCFGLFETQSAAENAANKIRAAFPAWWVVATKLG; from the coding sequence ATGGCTGACGCGCGGGGCTTCGCGCCCGCCAAGGTCAATCTTTCGCTGCATGTGACCGGCCAACGCGACGACGGGCTGCACCTGCTCGACAGCCTCGTGGCCTTTGCCGATGTGGGGGATCACCTCACCATCTCTCCCGCGACCGCTTCAACGCTCTGCGTTGATGGCCCGATGGCTGCGGGCGTGCCGCAGGATGCGCGCAACCTTGTCCTCAAGGCCGCCGCATGGATGGGCGAAACCGCCGCGTTCACGCTTGAAAAACACCTGCCTGCTGCCGCCGGGATAGGGGGCGGCTCCTCTGATGCCGCCGCTGCGCTGCGCTTGCTGGCTGACCTGACCGGGCGGCCCATTCCCCACGGCAGCGAGGCGCTCGGCGCGGATGTTCCGGTCTGCCTTGCGCCCAAGGCGACCCGCATGCGTGGCATCGGCGAGGCGCTCGCGCCTGTTGCCCTGCCGCCCTTGCCCGCTGTCCTCGTCAATCCCGGTGTCGAGGTGCCCACCGGCGCGGTGTTCTCTGCTCTGCCGACCAAGGAAAACCCACCCATGCCCGCCGACCTGCCGCGCCTGTCCAACCCGGTGCAGGCCGCCGATTGGCTGGCCTCTCAACGCAATGACCTTGAAGCACCGGCCATCGCTTTCGCGCCGGTGATCGGCACGCTTCTCGACGTGCTCAAGGCGCAGCCGAAACTGTGCCTCGCCCGTATGTCCGGCTCTGGCGCGACCTGTTTTGGCCTGTTCGAAACCCAGTCCGCCGCTGAAAATGCTGCAAACAAGATTCGCGCCGCATTCCCCGCTTGGTGGGTGGTGGCAACCAAGCTCGGTTAA
- a CDS encoding MmcB family DNA repair protein codes for MTDQSLSDLSPVLQMQPGQLLARGVCRHLASHDFVTIEEFVPERGKRVDVMALGPKGEIWVIECKSSRVDFTSDSKWDGYLEWCDRYFWAVDTDFPTDLLPPETGLIIADAYSAEIIRMAPHDKLAGARRNALTRRFARHAARRLQAFRDPRV; via the coding sequence ATGACCGATCAATCGCTTTCCGACCTTTCTCCAGTCCTGCAAATGCAGCCGGGACAGCTTTTGGCCCGTGGGGTTTGTCGTCACTTGGCCAGCCATGATTTCGTAACGATCGAGGAATTCGTGCCTGAACGGGGCAAGCGGGTCGATGTTATGGCGCTCGGCCCCAAGGGCGAAATCTGGGTGATCGAATGCAAATCGAGCCGTGTGGATTTCACCTCAGACAGCAAATGGGACGGCTATCTTGAATGGTGCGACCGTTACTTCTGGGCGGTGGATACCGACTTTCCGACCGATCTGTTGCCGCCCGAAACCGGGTTGATCATTGCCGACGCTTATAGCGCCGAGATCATTCGCATGGCGCCGCATGACAAGCTGGCGGGCGCACGCCGTAACGCGCTCACCCGCCGTTTCGCCCGTCATGCCGCGCGCCGCTTACAAGCCTTTCGCGACCCGCGCGTCTAA
- a CDS encoding tetratricopeptide repeat protein, with amino-acid sequence MKAIKLAAVAALAMQLSIPPAMADGLSGAYLAGRQARYSGDFAAAAQYYTLALARDPSNPSLMEAAVLSFLSLGRFDRALPIATLMEKEGHASQLSHMVLLSNEAWNGRHDDLLKRIEDKRGIGALVDGLVGAWAHLGKGAMSDAIDAFDSMAKEPGQQGFALYHKSLALAMVGNFEGAEEILGATGPGAAVQTRRGVITRLEVLSQLEQNDKALEVLESSFGKTLDPELALLRTKLKAGETLPFTMVTSVRDGMAEVLYTVAGAIRGEARDVDTILFARMAEYLRPGHIDAILLTAEILEDMERYDLATETFNKVPSDDAAFHAAELGRADALRKAGKPDAAVEVLQQLAKTHGDLPVVHNTLGDMLRTMERYKEAITAYDRGIAQYDSAEAGQWFVYYARGICYERTDNWTQAEADFRKALDLDPDRPEALNYLGYSLVEKSEKLDEALAMIERAVAARPKSGYIIDSLGWALYRLGRYEEAVGHMERATELMSVDPVVNDHLGDVYWAVGRTREAEFQWKRALSFVEYGETSEDADPDRIRRKIEIGLDKVLAEEGAKPLKVAGEDG; translated from the coding sequence ATGAAAGCCATTAAACTCGCCGCCGTCGCCGCCTTGGCGATGCAGCTCAGCATCCCTCCGGCCATGGCCGATGGGCTTTCAGGGGCTTACCTTGCCGGGCGACAGGCGCGATACAGCGGCGATTTCGCTGCCGCCGCGCAATATTACACCCTTGCGCTGGCACGTGATCCGTCCAACCCATCGCTGATGGAAGCCGCTGTGCTGTCCTTCCTATCGCTGGGCCGCTTCGATCGCGCTTTGCCGATTGCCACGTTGATGGAGAAAGAGGGCCACGCAAGCCAATTGTCGCATATGGTGCTTTTGTCCAACGAAGCCTGGAATGGCCGCCATGACGATCTGCTCAAACGGATCGAAGACAAGCGCGGTATCGGCGCTCTGGTTGATGGCTTGGTTGGCGCATGGGCGCATCTTGGCAAGGGGGCCATGTCCGACGCAATTGACGCCTTTGACTCCATGGCCAAAGAGCCGGGACAGCAAGGCTTCGCACTCTATCACAAATCACTGGCGCTCGCGATGGTCGGCAATTTCGAAGGCGCCGAAGAGATCCTCGGCGCAACCGGCCCCGGCGCCGCCGTGCAAACCCGGCGCGGGGTAATCACCCGGCTCGAAGTGCTCAGCCAGTTGGAACAAAACGACAAGGCGCTCGAAGTCTTGGAATCCAGCTTTGGGAAAACGCTCGACCCGGAACTCGCCCTGTTGCGGACCAAGCTCAAGGCCGGTGAAACGCTGCCCTTCACCATGGTAACCTCGGTGCGCGATGGCATGGCCGAGGTGCTCTATACCGTCGCCGGTGCCATTCGCGGCGAAGCGCGCGATGTCGACACAATTCTCTTTGCCCGCATGGCGGAATACCTGCGCCCCGGCCATATCGACGCGATCCTGCTCACTGCGGAAATCCTCGAAGACATGGAGCGATATGATCTCGCGACCGAAACCTTCAACAAAGTGCCCAGCGATGATGCGGCGTTTCATGCCGCCGAATTGGGCCGTGCCGATGCGCTGCGCAAGGCCGGTAAACCGGATGCAGCGGTTGAGGTATTGCAACAGCTCGCCAAGACCCACGGCGACCTGCCGGTGGTTCACAATACACTCGGCGACATGCTGCGCACGATGGAGCGTTACAAAGAGGCGATCACTGCCTATGACCGTGGCATCGCCCAATACGATAGCGCCGAGGCCGGCCAGTGGTTCGTCTATTACGCCCGTGGGATCTGTTACGAGCGCACGGACAACTGGACCCAGGCCGAAGCCGATTTCCGCAAGGCGCTGGACCTTGACCCCGACCGCCCCGAGGCCCTGAACTACCTCGGTTATTCGCTGGTTGAAAAAAGCGAGAAGCTGGACGAAGCCCTCGCCATGATTGAACGCGCCGTCGCCGCGCGGCCCAAATCGGGCTATATCATCGACAGCCTCGGCTGGGCGCTCTACCGCCTTGGTCGCTACGAAGAGGCGGTCGGCCATATGGAACGCGCAACCGAACTCATGTCGGTCGATCCGGTGGTGAATGACCACCTTGGCGATGTCTATTGGGCGGTGGGGCGCACCCGCGAAGCCGAGTTTCAGTGGAAGCGCGCGCTCTCCTTTGTCGAGTACGGTGAAACCTCCGAAGACGCCGACCCCGACCGCATTCGTCGCAAAATCGAAATCGGCCTCGATAAAGTCTTGGCCGAAGAGGGGGCCAAGCCTTTGAAAGTGGCGGGCGAGGATGGCTGA